One Thermococcus sp. DNA segment encodes these proteins:
- a CDS encoding DHHA1 domain-containing protein, translated as MTEKLFYADAYLRDAESVIRKVELEKGRARVLLEGTIFYPNGGGQPSDRGTIAGEGFRITIENVEGKEDVWHEGRLEGRVPEPGEGVRLILDWERRYENMKAHTGQHILSAVIKDLLDANTTGFQIFDTYNKIEIDYPGELTWDTVLEIERVANGVVWRDLPVEVEVYGELPYELRKRLRKELSDKVRPPIRIVSIPGVDVIPCGGTHVRSTREVGIIKVVDFYRKSRKLWRIEFVCGNRALKYLDGLMADYWLSLDEMPNKNRPLVERVRELKAELEALKAQKDSLRRSLLEWKAKALLETAEEVKGLRVIVHLEEAQLKDAQAFAVYLVDRNPNTVALVAGNNYVIFARNREAGRVSMSELLKDVLSTVGGGGGGSEVLARGGGFKVAPEKVLRLALEALKGKLEEATSP; from the coding sequence ATGACGGAGAAACTGTTCTATGCCGACGCTTATCTCAGGGATGCGGAGTCGGTGATCAGGAAGGTTGAGCTGGAGAAGGGAAGGGCAAGGGTTCTCCTAGAGGGAACGATTTTCTATCCTAATGGTGGTGGCCAGCCCTCTGACCGGGGAACGATAGCCGGCGAGGGCTTCAGGATAACCATTGAAAATGTCGAGGGTAAGGAAGATGTATGGCACGAGGGACGGCTTGAGGGCAGGGTTCCGGAGCCTGGTGAGGGTGTTAGGCTGATCCTCGACTGGGAACGGCGTTACGAGAACATGAAGGCTCATACCGGTCAGCACATCCTTTCTGCCGTCATAAAGGACCTGCTCGATGCCAATACGACCGGCTTTCAGATATTCGATACTTACAACAAGATCGAGATAGACTACCCGGGCGAGCTCACTTGGGATACCGTACTGGAGATCGAGAGGGTGGCCAACGGGGTCGTGTGGCGTGACCTTCCAGTTGAGGTGGAAGTTTATGGGGAACTCCCCTATGAGCTCAGAAAAAGGCTCAGGAAGGAGCTCTCCGATAAAGTCAGGCCCCCGATAAGGATAGTCTCCATTCCAGGGGTTGACGTGATACCCTGCGGCGGGACGCACGTGAGGAGCACCCGTGAGGTCGGTATCATAAAGGTCGTCGACTTCTACCGGAAGAGCAGGAAGCTCTGGCGCATCGAGTTCGTCTGTGGAAACCGGGCGCTGAAGTACCTGGACGGGCTTATGGCGGACTACTGGCTGAGCCTCGATGAGATGCCGAACAAGAACCGTCCGCTCGTAGAGCGAGTGAGGGAGCTTAAAGCTGAGTTGGAGGCTCTGAAGGCTCAAAAAGATTCCCTTAGACGGTCCCTTTTGGAGTGGAAGGCAAAGGCACTGCTGGAAACGGCGGAGGAGGTTAAGGGACTGAGGGTGATTGTTCATCTGGAGGAGGCCCAGCTGAAGGACGCCCAAGCGTTTGCAGTTTACCTCGTGGACAGAAATCCGAACACCGTTGCCTTAGTAGCCGGTAATAACTACGTCATCTTCGCTAGAAATCGGGAGGCCGGGAGGGTCTCTATGAGCGAACTGTTGAAGGACGTCCTCTCAACGGTGGGTGGGGGAGGTGGCGGCAGCGAGGTCCTCGCCCGTGGCGGTGGGTTCAAAGTAGCGCCGGAGAAGGTGCTTCGGCTGGCACTGGAGGCTCTGAAGGGTAAGCTTGAGGAGGCTACCTCCCCGTGA
- a CDS encoding 7-cyano-7-deazaguanine synthase gives MLKCSLCVHDERTAKIDIINGKPLCRECQIYLRHPPNIADVRKELEEIMVGVDEALVAYSGGKDSVVALYLAKKVYEVRELEAVMVDHGLMAEEAIENARKIARHLDVPFTLLRYDYSDIFREALLKGQSPCRACSKRTMERLRKYAVGKGYRYIITGHELPFGHHPYREMRGGVVQIRLLSMMTEGERFGILEKLPFEFPELPGYTTNCLILGPALERYWEKHGHSFEQRRIAALVRYGLMSRDKAEKELRHPSIHEEQRRIVFKRLGLEEPFKGR, from the coding sequence ATGCTGAAGTGCTCACTCTGCGTTCACGACGAAAGAACCGCAAAGATAGACATCATAAATGGGAAGCCGCTCTGCAGGGAATGTCAGATCTACCTAAGGCACCCCCCGAACATAGCGGACGTGCGGAAGGAGCTCGAAGAGATCATGGTGGGGGTCGATGAAGCCCTGGTGGCATACTCTGGGGGGAAGGATAGCGTCGTTGCCCTGTACCTTGCAAAAAAAGTTTATGAGGTTCGAGAGCTGGAGGCGGTGATGGTAGACCACGGGCTGATGGCTGAGGAGGCCATAGAGAACGCCCGAAAAATAGCCAGGCACCTGGATGTCCCGTTCACGCTCCTGAGGTATGATTACTCCGACATCTTCCGCGAGGCCCTCCTAAAAGGTCAGAGTCCCTGCCGGGCCTGCTCCAAAAGAACTATGGAGAGGTTAAGGAAGTACGCGGTTGGAAAAGGGTACCGTTACATAATCACGGGACACGAACTTCCCTTCGGCCACCATCCGTACAGGGAGATGAGAGGAGGTGTGGTCCAGATAAGACTCCTCTCAATGATGACGGAGGGAGAGCGCTTTGGGATACTAGAAAAATTACCCTTCGAATTCCCTGAGCTGCCAGGCTACACGACAAATTGTCTCATCCTCGGGCCCGCACTGGAGCGCTACTGGGAGAAGCACGGACACAGCTTTGAACAGCGAAGGATAGCGGCCCTCGTCAGGTACGGTCTCATGAGCAGAGATAAGGCGGAGAAGGAGCTGAGACACCCCTCCATCCACGAGGAACAGAGGAGAATCGTATTCAAGAGACTGGGATTGGAGGAACCATTCAAAGGGAGATGA